In the Victivallis sp. Marseille-Q1083 genome, one interval contains:
- a CDS encoding ACT domain-containing protein, with amino-acid sequence MKIIQLSLFIENKPGALNAVCQVLKNNHLSIRTLSLADTQQFGILRLLVAEWEKAKEVLEAAGFIVKTTEVLALPVADRPGGLAAILDVLDKHNLSVEYMYAFTFGQKDSAVIVFRFEDPDKASKILEEAHINIIESVELFHQ; translated from the coding sequence ATGAAAATCATTCAACTGTCTCTGTTTATTGAAAACAAGCCCGGCGCCCTCAACGCCGTCTGCCAGGTTCTGAAGAACAATCATTTATCGATCCGGACGCTGTCGCTGGCCGACACCCAGCAGTTCGGCATCCTCCGGCTGCTGGTCGCCGAATGGGAAAAAGCCAAAGAGGTGCTGGAAGCGGCCGGCTTCATCGTCAAAACCACCGAAGTGCTGGCGCTGCCGGTCGCCGACCGGCCGGGCGGGCTGGCCGCCATCCTCGACGTGCTCGACAAACACAATCTCAGCGTCGAATACATGTATGCGTTCACCTTCGGCCAGAAGGACAGCGCCGTCATCGTCTTCCGTTTCGAAGACCCGGACAAGGCGTCGAAAATCCTCGAAGAAGCGCATATCAATATCATCGAAAGCGTCGAGCTGTTCCATCAGTAG
- a CDS encoding phenylacetate--CoA ligase family protein, which translates to MSELVIENRLWNPAAETMPPEDIRALQLAKLKKTVDYAASHVEFYRREYRARHLSAASIQSLDDLRRFPFTTKQDLRDNYPFGFFAVPKAQLARIHASSGTTGKPTFVGYTHNDLELWSELCARFLTAGGLTSDQVAQIAFGYGLFTGGFGLHYGIEKVGAAIVPASSGNTQRQIMLLKDVGINTLICTPSYALNIAETIERIGLKPADFALRFAHFGGEQWTEAMRRNIEEALHIHAFNNYGLSEIIGPGVSGECAARQGMHIQEDHFLVECLNPETLEPVPDGEEGELVITALSKEACPIIRYRTRDLARIYPGHDCPCGRTTRRMSRIKGRTDDMMIIRGVNVFPSQLEEALLRVGGTAPHYLIELYRPNNLDEAVLKVEMREQEFSDKMDEMQRLRDRIDREISSITGIKFRIELVAPNSIERSVGKAKRVADHRNLKVE; encoded by the coding sequence ATGTCGGAGTTAGTTATTGAAAATCGCCTCTGGAATCCGGCGGCCGAAACGATGCCGCCGGAAGATATCCGCGCCCTGCAACTGGCCAAATTGAAAAAGACGGTCGATTACGCCGCCAGCCACGTCGAATTCTACCGGCGGGAATACCGGGCGCGCCATCTGTCCGCCGCTTCGATCCAATCGCTGGATGACTTGCGCCGGTTTCCCTTCACCACCAAACAGGATTTACGCGACAATTACCCGTTCGGCTTCTTCGCCGTCCCCAAAGCGCAATTGGCCCGCATTCACGCTTCGAGCGGCACCACCGGCAAACCGACCTTCGTCGGCTACACCCACAACGACCTGGAGCTCTGGTCGGAGTTGTGCGCCCGTTTCCTGACCGCCGGCGGCCTGACCAGCGACCAGGTGGCGCAGATCGCTTTCGGCTACGGGCTCTTCACCGGCGGTTTCGGTTTGCATTACGGCATCGAAAAGGTCGGCGCGGCGATCGTGCCGGCCTCCTCCGGCAATACCCAGCGCCAGATCATGCTGTTGAAGGATGTCGGGATCAATACGCTGATCTGCACGCCCTCCTATGCGCTGAACATCGCCGAAACCATCGAACGCATCGGTCTCAAGCCGGCCGATTTCGCCTTGCGTTTCGCCCATTTCGGCGGCGAACAGTGGACGGAGGCCATGCGCCGGAATATCGAGGAGGCGCTGCACATCCACGCGTTCAACAACTACGGCTTGTCCGAAATCATCGGTCCGGGCGTCAGCGGCGAATGCGCCGCCCGGCAGGGGATGCACATCCAGGAGGACCATTTCCTCGTCGAATGCCTGAATCCGGAAACCCTCGAACCGGTGCCGGACGGCGAAGAAGGCGAACTGGTCATCACCGCGCTCAGCAAAGAGGCCTGTCCGATCATCCGTTACCGTACCCGTGACCTGGCGCGCATTTATCCGGGTCACGACTGCCCGTGCGGGCGGACCACCCGCCGGATGAGCCGGATCAAAGGCCGGACTGACGATATGATGATCATCCGCGGCGTCAACGTCTTTCCGTCGCAACTGGAGGAAGCGCTGCTGCGGGTCGGCGGCACGGCGCCGCACTACCTGATCGAGCTGTACCGGCCGAACAATCTGGATGAAGCGGTGCTCAAAGTCGAAATGCGCGAACAGGAGTTTTCCGACAAAATGGATGAGATGCAGCGGCTGCGCGACCGCATCGACCGTGAGATCAGTTCGATCACCGGCATCAAATTCCGCATCGAACTGGTGGCGCCCAATTCGATCGAACGCTCGGTCGGCAAAGCCAAACGGGTCGCCGACCACCGCAACCTGAAAGTGGAGTGA
- a CDS encoding IS110 family transposase: MTSFVGVDLHRNNFTYCIRVNGEERKIGKCEITELKGFAAMLGPNTAMAVEATGNTFMFCSSLKAHVGRLVVVNPSQFKVISMSTKKTDKHDAKVLAEFLEKDMLPEVRVKDDLQAKISSLTQTREKLVQLRTVLKNKVNNLLAANFIVLKREELSTEKGLLKALSYHFDPITDTEMLVVVEQIRSLNKSIEKLDKAIEDHGSKMDGFDNLKSIKGIGSKGAAILLATIGNIADFRSAKQLAAYIGIVPRVSNSNDTVCHGRITKSGSKIARTALVQCALIAKRYSPYLNAFHESVKSRRGGAKANIALARKFLDIVYRTLKNNWMFENFTQFKLVKN; the protein is encoded by the coding sequence ATGACAAGTTTTGTTGGAGTGGATTTGCACCGGAACAATTTTACTTATTGCATCCGGGTAAATGGGGAAGAACGGAAAATCGGCAAGTGTGAGATTACCGAACTGAAGGGCTTTGCCGCAATGCTCGGTCCGAACACGGCGATGGCGGTGGAGGCGACCGGAAATACGTTCATGTTTTGCAGCTCGCTGAAAGCTCATGTCGGGCGACTGGTGGTGGTGAATCCATCACAGTTCAAAGTCATCAGCATGTCCACCAAAAAGACGGACAAACATGACGCAAAAGTGTTGGCGGAGTTCCTGGAAAAGGATATGCTTCCGGAGGTAAGAGTGAAAGACGATTTGCAGGCGAAAATTTCAAGTCTGACGCAGACCAGGGAAAAACTGGTTCAGTTGCGTACCGTATTGAAAAACAAAGTCAACAATCTGTTAGCAGCTAACTTCATCGTGCTGAAACGGGAAGAACTGTCCACGGAGAAAGGGCTTTTGAAAGCATTGAGTTATCACTTCGACCCGATCACCGACACGGAAATGCTGGTGGTTGTCGAACAGATTCGCAGTCTGAACAAAAGCATTGAAAAACTGGATAAGGCGATTGAGGATCACGGCAGCAAGATGGACGGCTTCGACAACCTGAAATCCATCAAGGGAATCGGCTCGAAAGGTGCGGCGATCCTGTTGGCAACCATCGGCAATATCGCTGATTTCCGATCGGCAAAGCAGTTGGCCGCTTATATCGGAATCGTCCCCAGAGTGAGCAATTCAAATGACACGGTTTGCCACGGAAGAATCACGAAGAGCGGCAGCAAGATCGCCAGAACCGCTTTGGTGCAATGCGCTTTGATCGCCAAACGCTACAGCCCGTATCTCAATGCCTTTCATGAATCGGTAAAAAGTCGGCGGGGAGGTGCGAAAGCCAATATCGCCTTGGCTCGCAAATTCCTCGATATCGTGTATAGAACATTAAAAAACAATTGGATGTTTGAGAATTTTACTCAATTCAAGCTCGTAAAAAATTGA
- a CDS encoding 6-carboxytetrahydropterin synthase: MGAVFMYEIEINRMISGAHQLRDYPGDCVKLHGHNWQITAILEIKELDELGISIDFKRLKKELDAIILPLDHAFLNDLPDYRHQNPTSENIARTLYRELSRRLNDGNVRVARIKVSESPSSCASYYE; the protein is encoded by the coding sequence ATGGGAGCTGTTTTCATGTATGAAATTGAAATAAACCGGATGATTTCCGGCGCGCACCAGTTGCGCGATTACCCCGGCGACTGCGTCAAGCTGCACGGCCACAACTGGCAGATCACCGCGATCCTGGAAATCAAGGAACTGGATGAACTGGGCATTTCCATCGACTTCAAGCGTCTCAAAAAGGAGCTTGACGCGATCATTCTGCCGCTGGACCATGCCTTTCTGAACGATCTGCCCGATTACCGGCACCAGAATCCGACCAGCGAAAACATCGCCCGCACCCTGTACCGGGAATTGAGCCGGCGGCTGAATGACGGCAATGTCCGGGTCGCCCGCATCAAAGTGAGCGAGTCGCCGAGTTCCTGCGCCAGCTATTACGAATAA
- a CDS encoding radical SAM protein, which yields MRPEPQQSDRFQVVEAFLSLQGESTHAGKLCYFIRLAGCNLRCSYCDTAYAQSAAAGAPRRLAELLDQVRQSGAPLVEITGGEPLEHPNLPLLCQALLTAGLEVLLETNGSRSIAAVPAAVRKIVDCKLPSSGMSAANCFDNFRHLQPHDEVKFVIGDRTDYQYARRVIDEYHLTDSTSHLLFSPVWGSVEPAELAGWIIEDKLPVRLQIQLHKLIWGPDKTGV from the coding sequence ATGAGGCCGGAACCACAACAATCCGACCGTTTTCAGGTCGTCGAAGCATTCCTGAGTCTGCAGGGAGAGTCGACCCATGCCGGGAAGCTGTGTTACTTCATCCGGCTGGCCGGCTGCAACCTGCGCTGCTCCTATTGCGATACGGCGTACGCCCAGTCCGCCGCCGCCGGCGCGCCGCGACGGCTGGCCGAGCTGTTGGACCAGGTCCGCCAATCCGGCGCGCCGCTGGTCGAAATCACCGGCGGCGAACCGCTGGAACATCCGAACCTGCCGCTTTTGTGCCAGGCGCTGCTGACAGCCGGACTCGAAGTGCTGCTCGAAACCAACGGCTCGCGTTCCATCGCCGCCGTGCCGGCCGCCGTCCGCAAGATCGTCGACTGCAAACTGCCGTCCAGCGGGATGAGCGCAGCCAATTGTTTCGACAACTTCCGCCATCTGCAGCCGCACGACGAAGTGAAATTCGTCATCGGCGACCGGACGGATTACCAATACGCCCGCCGGGTGATCGACGAATACCATCTGACGGACTCAACCTCCCACTTACTGTTCAGCCCGGTCTGGGGCAGCGTCGAACCTGCCGAACTGGCCGGCTGGATCATCGAAGACAAACTGCCGGTCCGCTTGCAGATTCAACTGCACAAACTGATCTGGGGACCGGATAAAACTGGAGTGTGA